One window of the Bacteroidota bacterium genome contains the following:
- a CDS encoding carboxypeptidase-like regulatory domain-containing protein: MLKPLTSLLLFYLLPLLVFAQYPLRAVVMEGGDDSEVLSGVSVQVVGTNLSTFSDSLGQVELENVPSGEQSVIFSYLGFEREKCNGSFLFLMIRAL; encoded by the coding sequence ATGTTGAAGCCCCTAACCTCTCTTCTTCTTTTTTATCTATTACCGTTATTGGTTTTTGCTCAGTATCCTTTGCGGGCAGTGGTGATGGAGGGCGGAGACGATTCGGAGGTTCTTTCGGGTGTGAGTGTTCAGGTGGTGGGTACAAACCTTTCTACGTTTTCTGATTCTCTTGGTCAAGTGGAGTTGGAGAACGTTCCGAGCGGCGAGCAGAGCGTTATCTTTTCTTATTTGGGATTTGAAAGAGAAAAATGCAATGGATCTTTCCTCTTTCTTATGATACGGGCGTTGTAA